In the bacterium genome, one interval contains:
- a CDS encoding pitrilysin family protein, with protein MQTRDPLKFRKASLSNGITAYLNLALPINGVLLGMVFPAGSRDDEMGKEGCAHFTEHMLFKGTRRFHDKVAIAAPIERCGGHVEACTMAEKMIFGARVLSEDIETAAIALNDLTVHALNRQKDFVKERGVISKEWKEYFSDADAYAVKLLHGHLFKNHPLAHSIIGEKKTIRALTVADIRNFYDRFIRTGPFTLFAIGGANTSQVMRTLEKVFGKRRVAPTLRKPSALSAVAPARIKVNDMPYPQTFVLLGTRMFPARDRKRSVAMDVLTIMLQDGISSPLFMALREPKRGAGLAYSFNFSCCGHTEASLAAFGVMTSYKDVNRVTRVFHETLAKVVTDASRFKEVKTAIVKSGQLEEWEAGEILDAASYAVVECGEDPRPTSAYFDDVSRVTMEDVAFLANEYLMPEHFTTVVVRGSVT; from the coding sequence ATGCAAACAAGAGATCCATTGAAGTTCAGGAAAGCTTCACTCTCCAATGGTATTACGGCATACCTCAACCTTGCATTGCCAATCAATGGCGTATTGCTGGGCATGGTATTTCCGGCGGGAAGCCGAGACGACGAGATGGGCAAAGAAGGTTGCGCGCACTTTACGGAGCATATGCTATTCAAGGGCACGAGGCGCTTCCATGACAAGGTTGCAATTGCCGCACCCATCGAGCGCTGCGGAGGCCACGTGGAAGCCTGCACCATGGCTGAGAAAATGATATTTGGGGCAAGGGTGCTATCTGAAGATATTGAAACCGCGGCAATCGCCCTTAACGACCTTACGGTCCACGCGCTCAACCGTCAAAAAGACTTTGTAAAAGAGCGGGGAGTCATCTCCAAAGAATGGAAGGAGTACTTCTCTGACGCGGATGCCTATGCCGTAAAGCTGCTTCACGGCCACCTCTTTAAAAATCATCCGCTTGCCCACTCGATCATCGGAGAAAAAAAGACCATCAGGGCGCTCACGGTTGCCGACATCCGTAATTTTTATGACCGCTTCATCCGCACAGGACCCTTTACGCTTTTTGCTATCGGCGGGGCAAACACTTCACAAGTTATGCGCACTCTTGAAAAAGTTTTCGGCAAGCGGCGAGTTGCGCCTACTCTCCGAAAACCGTCTGCGCTATCTGCGGTGGCTCCTGCGCGCATCAAAGTCAACGATATGCCCTATCCACAGACTTTCGTCTTGCTTGGAACTCGCATGTTCCCCGCAAGAGACCGGAAGCGCAGTGTGGCCATGGATGTCCTTACCATTATGCTACAGGATGGCATATCTTCCCCCTTATTCATGGCCCTGCGTGAACCAAAAAGGGGAGCGGGACTTGCGTACAGCTTTAATTTCTCCTGTTGCGGTCATACGGAGGCAAGCCTTGCCGCCTTCGGCGTGATGACAAGCTATAAAGATGTCAATCGCGTCACACGGGTATTCCACGAAACCCTCGCAAAGGTCGTAACAGATGCCTCCAGATTCAAGGAGGTTAAAACTGCCATTGTAAAGAGCGGACAGCTCGAAGAATGGGAAGCGGGCGAAATACTTGATGCCGCATCATATGCCGTTGTCGAATGCGGTGAAGACCCCCGCCCCACAAGCGCATACTTCGATGATGTATCGCGGGTTACCATGGAAGATGTAGCGTTTTTAGCGAATGAGTATTTGATGCCGGAACATTTTACCACCGTTGTGGTAAGGGGGTCGGTCACATGA
- a CDS encoding glycosyltransferase family 2 protein: protein MHIEIKDRLYLRIGKASDVQNPRERVFYRILEMLPGVLAWGTLLGAVLASWFWPMGAAIFIILFDVYWLLKTIFFSLHLVSAYRRMKENLATDWMQKLHVLRLPSSRLPSLGAWRDVYHLVILPFYDEPAELIRSSLEALRTSRYPLERLIVVLASENRAGELGKNIAVLMEQEFGKSFFKFLITVHPANIAGEIAGKGSNEAWAGREAQKLIDALRIPHEHVLVSVFDSDTRAHPGYFGCLTWNFLTAQNPLRSSYQPVPVFTNNIWEAPFFSRVVASSSTFWHMMKQENEERLTTFSSHAMSFAAIVKMDFWQTNIVSEDSRVFWQALLAFDGDYRVVPLHYPVAMDACLAHTLWQTARNQYKQQRRWGWGIENVPYTLFGFWKNPAIALRKKIRYAFMQIEGFWSWSTNAILLFVLGWLPLALGGEVFNRTVLSYNLPLIARTLMSLALVGMFVSTAISLLLLPRRPERYGKKKTAAMVLQWLFLPISVMVLGAFPGLEAQTRLMLGRYMGFWVTEKARKA from the coding sequence ATGCATATTGAGATAAAAGATCGGCTGTATCTTCGCATCGGCAAAGCATCAGACGTTCAAAACCCGCGCGAGCGGGTGTTTTACCGAATTTTAGAGATGCTTCCCGGCGTGCTTGCGTGGGGAACTCTTTTGGGGGCCGTTCTTGCCTCTTGGTTTTGGCCGATGGGTGCGGCGATCTTTATTATTCTCTTCGACGTTTACTGGCTTTTAAAAACAATATTTTTTTCTCTACATCTCGTTTCCGCTTATCGAAGAATGAAAGAGAATCTTGCGACGGACTGGATGCAAAAACTCCACGTTCTGCGGCTTCCTTCATCGCGCCTACCAAGCCTTGGGGCATGGCGCGACGTATACCATCTTGTTATCCTCCCCTTTTATGATGAACCGGCGGAGCTTATCCGCTCATCCCTGGAGGCCCTGAGAACCTCCCGCTATCCTCTTGAAAGACTCATTGTGGTGCTTGCATCCGAGAATCGCGCGGGAGAGCTCGGCAAAAACATTGCCGTCCTTATGGAGCAGGAATTTGGAAAATCATTTTTTAAGTTTCTCATCACCGTGCATCCGGCAAACATCGCGGGAGAAATCGCCGGCAAGGGCTCAAATGAGGCCTGGGCGGGCAGAGAAGCACAAAAACTCATTGATGCACTACGCATTCCCCACGAACACGTGCTCGTCTCGGTGTTTGATAGCGACACGAGAGCGCATCCGGGATACTTTGGCTGTCTTACCTGGAACTTTCTTACGGCCCAAAATCCCCTGCGTTCAAGTTATCAGCCGGTGCCGGTATTCACGAACAACATCTGGGAGGCGCCTTTTTTCTCGCGCGTGGTTGCTTCCAGCTCAACATTCTGGCACATGATGAAACAGGAGAACGAAGAACGCCTAACGACATTTTCTTCTCATGCCATGAGCTTTGCGGCTATTGTGAAGATGGATTTTTGGCAAACGAATATTGTTTCGGAGGATTCGCGCGTGTTTTGGCAGGCACTGCTTGCTTTTGACGGTGATTATAGAGTCGTTCCGCTGCATTATCCGGTTGCAATGGACGCATGTCTTGCGCACACGCTTTGGCAGACCGCGCGCAACCAATACAAACAGCAACGGCGCTGGGGATGGGGCATAGAAAATGTACCGTACACGCTATTCGGGTTTTGGAAGAATCCTGCAATTGCCCTGCGGAAAAAAATCCGCTACGCGTTTATGCAGATCGAGGGATTTTGGTCGTGGAGCACGAACGCGATACTCCTTTTTGTTCTCGGCTGGCTTCCTCTGGCGCTCGGCGGCGAAGTATTCAATCGCACCGTGCTTTCCTATAACTTGCCACTCATTGCCCGCACGCTCATGTCGCTCGCGCTTGTGGGCATGTTCGTGTCTACCGCAATAAGCTTGCTGCTTCTGCCCAGACGCCCCGAGCGCTACGGAAAGAAAAAAACCGCTGCAATGGTCTTGCAATGGCTCTTCCTTCCGATCTCTGTTATGGTTCTGGGTGCCTTTCCGGGACTTGAAGCGCAAACACGCCTCATGCTTGGCCGTTATATGGGATTTTGGGTAACAGAGAAGGCGCGCAAGGCCTAG